gctaaggcacaACTGTAAATCTCTTGCCGGAGCACTGAGGCATACCACAACACATACACAGAGCCCCTCAGTAAAGGCTAGGAAACTTACTGGTTCAAGAAATTTAGGGAAATCTTAGTCCAATCATTAGCTGATGATTAAGCTAACTGAAGGAAGACTGCAGTGGctatacataataaataataaagacattACAGAATTACTTCAGGAAACAAATAGCAACAGCAAATCCTGAGGAGGGGAGAAACCTAATTTCTAGAGTTGCCAtattatattacttaaaatatccaatttcaacaaaaaatttacaaaacatgcaaagaaataaaaaagtatggctcaaacatatttaaaaagcaatcaacagaaagtgtccctgaggaagcccagaacTTCTtcattggacttactagacaaagactttagatcagctattacaaatatgttcaaagaactaaaggaaaccatgtctaaagaattaaaagaaagcatGAGAACAACATCTCACTAGAGTATATcactaaaagaaattataaaaaagaacctctgactttgaaaagtataataaccaaaacgaaaaattcactagaaggattCAACAGCAGATATGAACcggcaaaagaaagaatcagcaaacctGAAGATAAGTTAATTCAAATTATTCAATctgaggaacagaagaaaaaaaaggaacaaagcctCAGAGATGTATGAAACATCAAGTGTACCAATATATGTATaatgggaagagggaggagcagagagaaaggggtagaaggaatatttgaagaaataatggccaaaatcttTCGAAATTTGATGAAAACCATTAATCCGCACATTTAGGGAACGCAACAAACTCCAGAGATCCACACCTAGACACGACATAGTCAAAtcctcaaaagacaaagaaagaatcttcAAAGCAGCAAGATAAAAGTGACTCATCAAGTACAAGGAGTGTCAATGAGATTAAAAACTAAGTTCTCAACAAAAACTACAGAGGCCAGAAAGCAGTGGCGTGACACAttcaaagtactaaaagaaaaagactgtcaccaagaattttatatcctgcaaaaCAATCCTTCAAAATGCAGATGActgttgcacaattctgtgaatctactaaaaaccaatgaactgtatactttaaaagggtgaattatGTGGCacgtaaattatatctcaataaagctgttatactaaaaaaaaggagaaatcaaaatattacagataaacaaaaactcaCTGAAAGAAtctgtcaccagcagacctgctctACAAGAAAGATTAAAGGAACTCCTTCagatttaaaggaaagaatactAGATAGTAACTCAAATCCACAAAAAGCCATGAGGCTCAGTAAAGagaactacataggtaaatatgaagatgatataattttatcttctctgatttaaaagacaactgtaaaaagcaataattataaaactgtacTGATGAGCTTACAACGTATAAAGATTTACCTTATATGACAAGAGCACAAacgagaagaaagaaacagagttaTATTGGAGCCAAGTTTTTTTGTACTATTGAAATTCAATGGGCATTAAAGTAAACTATACTGTTTTAAGTTAAGAATTATAATCCCTaggaaatcattaagaaaataacccCAAACATATATAGTAAAACATACGACAAAGATTCCaatcatatgaaatgtccagaataggcacatccataaagagagaaagtaaattatGGTTATCTAGGGCTGGCTAGGGTGGGAGGTTGGAAGGTGATGGCTAAAGGATGTggagtttctttttagggtgacgaaaatgttttaaatttattttggtgatggctgcacaactctttgaatatactaaaagtcacAAAACTGTACACTATAAATGGGTtaattgtatatatgtaaattatatctcaataaaactttaaaaaaaacaagaaaattaaagtgaTATACTAGAAAATATCTATCATAAAAGGTGACAGTaacagaggaacagagaagccaaaaagacaagatatatagaaaacaagtagcaaaatggcagatgtaagTCCCACCTTATTGTTaactacattaaatataaatggactaaacacGCCAATCAAAAGtcaggaaaaaaacatgaaaacatgatcCAACTGCACACTTTTTACAAGAGACATAATTTAGATTAAAAGttacaaataggttaaaagttaaagaacaggaaaaaatacatcatgctaacagtaaccaaaagagagctggagtagcGATATTAATAGACCAGATAAAAATTGTTAGTAgaacaaagaaggacattttaaaatgattaagcAAGCCAGAACAGTTAAAAACAAGAATATGAGAAAAATTTTAGAAGGCATctatatttctgataaaaaaaCAGTTCAACAGGCTGATGTATAAAACCTAAGGGTTGTGTAGTTGCAGAAATACAAGATGCTGAATAAGATCTATTTGCGATATTTTAAAGATTGCAATAAAATCCGTCtcttaaaataaactcaaatttacatattttacataattagaatacaaatttaagaatttaggaagaaataaatgtctttttcccCCAGTCACAAAAATTCCAGGATACACAATGCTTGACATACTCTAAAATGAATCCAACTGTACATGATCTGATTTAAGCAAGAAAACtaccttttaaaaagatactatAAGTGAATAAATGTGTATCTATGTGATTGTTTACTGGCTAACACATGTGTATATCTTAATACATATGTGTTTAACATAGATATAACACAGCATTTTTCACCTCAGTATGAAATTCAGTGTAAGATAGATCCATCATGAACTTTTTCTAGATGTTTAGTTACCAAGGCACCAAAATAACCTCAAAAGATGGCTTCAGCCAGTTAAGACAGATAGCCTGGAAATCAGAAATACAAATCAAGAGCAATGTTCTCTCTGCAGAGGCAGCATAACAAAGTTGTTAAGAACACAGACTTTACAGCTAGAGTTACTTGGTTAAATGAGCCAttatttaaggattaaatgagtcaatattcATAAAGCACTTCAAACAATGCCTGAGGGCACAGAGTTATGTAATGTTtactaaaaaaatcaattcaataagaaatattttatcattaataaCAGATATTTAGTCCACTTATCTGCCTCAACTCTCCTCTTTACTTTGCTATATAGACAGCATCTTAGGTGAGAACTTAGATACTAACAGAAGTAAAATTATCGCCATGtaacttttttattgtttaatgttGAACTGTTCAGAGCCTCTTCCATCCATGATGTCAGACAATTCCCTGAAAATTTTTGACGTTTTTACTCACAGTCTAATTTTTGTTCTGCACAAACAGCTATGGGAGGGCCTCTTCATGTCACTGTCTCTCTCACACTGTCTCTCAGAGGCCTTTCCCTCATCAGAAGAAAACCTCTCTGCTGGATCAAAGTCTTATGGGTTCTATCAGTCCCTGcctcatttcccttccttttgtctttccagTTTCCTACAGCTAAGTCCACTGACTTACCCACTTGAAAGCTTAGCTCTGTTCCAGTTGCTGGAACAGACTGACCTGGTACTTGGCACTCCAGCAACTTCTGCCTGCCCCAAGGCAGAAATTGCCTCTGTTCTGATGACAGAGTTCCTGCTTTTGACGTTCCAAGTCATGTGCGCACAGTTTGCAGACAGAGGCTTTTATCTTGGCCTCTATGCCAAGTCTTAGGCCAGCACCTGCCAGGTACATTAGCCTAATCCTAATGGGAAGCCTTGCCTTTCCCTGGCCTATCCCCACATTGCTGCAGCCTAGTTGACTATGAAAAGACCTCCCGGATATTTCCCAAGGTTCCAAGTATCACCTGCATCAGATTTCCCATTCCAGGGTGATGCCTTCATTTGGAACAGTATTTCATCTTGGGGtctctgttgccaatcgtttgcAAAGAACACAACCAGACTATCATATCCTCTGGCTACTGCTAAACTTCCACTGTCAGGCCCAACATGTGTTACAATATATTGGTGTCACCTGCTCCCTACTGATGATATCTGCTGTGAATAATCAGTCAAGTACTACCGAATGCTAGGATAAAAACACAGGTTTTGCCCCATTTGTCATCCAGCTGAAATTGTGCTAATTTCAGTTACCACTGTTACCAGTTCAACAGCTAacagttttctcctttgctttgcaTTTGACAGTCTCTTTTACAGCTGCATCCATCTTAAATCAACCTCTCTATTTCCATCCTATTCTCCCAAGGTCGGTCTTTATTCACGCccctcttttatatatttatctcctCAAAAAACATcccttgttttcctttgtttttttgcaaTAACCCTATCATAGCCATGAATCTTTTTCTTACTCCATTCTATATTATCTTATGATGTTTTCATTCAGGGACTGACTGCAATACATAAAACCTGTTTACTAACATACCAGAAATCAGTTATCCAAACGAGTAGTGTTTTCCCTAGAAATGATTATGTTGGAGGCTATTCACTTATTCTAATGTTATGAATAACCAAAGCATTTCTGGAATTCTTTGAAACATGCCAGTCCTGTATCTCTGATCTTGTCTAAGAAGACCAAAGCTATTACTTTACAGCATTTGATCAAAGGGCAATGCCCAGCtaaattatttcttccaaaaattaGATTTATCTACAAAGGATGAAAAACTGCTATTACTGaggaatttttaaacattatttagcCTCTGAAAATAATTaccaaagtttaaaataaatgttgagaAAAAGCATCACAGTTAGTGTGCTATTGTGATTGATTTATAAGAAACATGTATTTGGTCACTCAGATAACCAAAATACAATTCTCATATATATATGGATCTTTGTCTACAGTTCCCACCTACAGCTCCCAGAActcttggaattttctaagtggTGAGAGTGATGAAGGTGTTTTGTTTATGTCAATGAAGGTGACTTGTGGACACCACCCAAGGGTGGGGACTGGTTGCCAGGAAAACCAGCCATGTAATCAGAGgactggaactttcagtcccaccccctgatttccagggaggggagggaagcttGAAGTtaaatcaattgccaatggctTACTCAATTATGACAAAGTAATGAAGCCTGcataaaaacccaaaatgatAGCTCACTGCCCTCTTTTTGAGAGAGCTTCCATTGGGGGGACCAGAACGTTTCCACATGCCACCATGCTGGGCCCCAGGTGCTgcaaggacagaagctcctttgtccagacctcaccctatgtatctcttcatctggctgttgatttgtaCCCTTTAATATCCTTGGTAATAAATCAGTAACCTAGTGAGTAAACAGGTTTTCCTAAGCCGtcctagcaaattaattgaacccaaggagtgggtcctgggaacctctgatttacagccagtcagtcagaagtacaggtaacaacccgGACTTGCAACTGGGATCTGAAGTGGAGGGTGATGTTGTGGGACTGCACCtcttacctgtggaatctgattctatctctgggtagatagcgTCACAACAGAGTTGAGTTCTCAGACACCCTGTTGGCATCCAAAaactgcttgttggtgtggaGAAGCCTCCACATACACAcctggaattgggtccaggaacctTTGCCATTAGACCAAATGGATGGCAGTCTGTGTGTGACTTAACACAACTACCTAATCTCTAAGATATTCTCCCATATATAAACTGAAGATAACTATCCTATCTTCTTACAGGGCTATTGTAGGAATAAAGTGAGAAAGTATACGACATCTCTGAAACCCATAAAGTGAATAAATGTAAGACATTCCTTTTCATGCCTTACTgctgcaaattaaaatatattcaaaacacaATATTAAGCTATACTTATTTTGAAACTGTATTTAGGCCTTTGACTTCAGGATTAcgttgacatttttattttgcaggaGGTGAAAGATAAGAATCAaagttccattttaaaaaaatactcctaTATGCAATAAAGTTCTCTTTTTCAAGAAACAGTTCATGTTTTGGAAAGTGAAACCTAACTCATTCACTGAAAAAAAGGGATGCAGGGAAATTCCATAACTCAGAAGCCACAATAATACAAATACTACCTTCGATTCTGCAACTGGGACTTCCCCAAGGAAGAGACATAGCAGATTTTGCTGAGTCACCTGTAATGTTATCCAATCAGAGTTAGAGAGGGAAAGCGCCTTTGCAAATAAATACTGCATTCTAGCCCCACGTTTTCTGAGACACTGCTCAACTGCTTAGATATCCTGAGCCTACTACTGCAGAGGAACCTCCAGTTGCAGCACCATGAATCAAAGTGCTGTTCTTATACTCTGCCTTATCTTTCTGACTCTGAGTGGAACTCAAGGTAAGGAATATTAAGGATATTTAATTTGTAAGGTCAGAAGTAGGACTGGGTATAAATTCTATAAATACGGaaataatgtatttgaaaaagtTTTACAGCCTGCCTATAAATGAAGGGTAAATGAGCAAAGATTCCTTCTGCCCACAGAGTTTATAGTCAGAGAAGCAAGTGgaataaaagaggaggagagtGGAAGCAGAAGAGGGAGTACAGAGAAAATGTGAGGGAATGAGGAGAAGATGGCACAGACTCCTCCTTAGTTAACTCAGCTTAATTAACCATATGAACCGTGCTCAGGGATATGATCTTACAATCATAATGTTGTAATTCCATTCTTTCAAATAATCAACTAATCATTCAGAGCTGCATTATAATGGGATCACTCCTTCTCAGATTAAGTGATTATGTGATGACACAGGGATACAGTTTCTGCTAAGTACTACACAACCCACATTAAATGTCTGAAATAAAAACTGCACTAACCTCTCCTGCTGTAATTGCCTCTTTTCCCACAGGAATACCTCTCTCTAGAACTGCACGCTGTACCTGCATTAACATTAGTGATCGACCTATTCCTCCAAGGTCCTTAGAAAAACTTGAAATGATTCCTGCAAGTCAATCTTGTCAACGTGTTGAGATCATGTGAGTAAAATCCCATCTGATCACCTCCCTAGTTGTAATGGTATAGTAAATATGTGACGATGACCACAAATCGGTAAGGGGTTTGTGATGATTCTAAGACTTCTATATAGCAAAGAGAAACATCTAGGGTGAAACTTAAATATCTGACTTAAAAACTCTATATTCCATCTGTTGTACTATTAcaacattgttttaaatattttcactccTATTTACTGCTATAGTGccacaatgaaaaagaatgggGAGAAAAGATGTCTGAATCCAGAGTCCAAGACCGTCAAGAATTTACTGAAAGCAATTAGCAAGCAAAGGTAGGTCTGCTGTTGCTTATATAAGAACTGCTCTTTAAGAAACATCAATCTTGGGAAGTTAGAAATATTTGCATCGGGCTTTCCTGTGGGATCCTTGGCTTAAAAGTGTGTTACCACCATGCTGTCCTCTAAccgtatttatttatatactgaGGTGCCATCTTGTGCGGTATCAAAAGTTACCCTGATTTACCTGTCTAGAAGTATTTAATAGGTTACTTCAACCTTGAGGCAGAGCTATAACTATCCAAGCAAAGCTGCCAAATTTCCCCCATGCCTTTCCTGGCCTTAAAAAAGCAACCCCTGTAATCCACAATGATTGCGTAGCAGTAGAAAAGCTCTCCACACACTGCACCTGAGGACTTAGAGTTATCTATGAACTCAGTGTGTTCCAAGCAGAACTGAGACTGAAGCCAGAGTTGAGAGGGTCACACTTTTACACCCGCTTTCTCTTCTTACAGGTCTAAAAGATCTCCTCGAACACTGAGAGAAGTATAATTACGGTACTACTGATACGGATGGCCCAAGAGAGGCCGCCTCTGCCATCATTTCCCTGCATACAGTATATGTCAAGCCCTAATTGTCCCCGGATTGCAGTTCTCCTAAGATGACCAACCAGTCACCTAATTAGCTGCTACTACTCCTGCAGGGAGGTGGATGGTTCATCATCCTGAGCTGTTCAGTAGTAACTCTGCCTTGGCACTATACTATAAGCTATGCTGAGGTGCTACATTCTTAGTAAATGTGCCAAGACCTAGTCCTGCTACTGACACTTTCCTCGCCTTGCCTATACTCTAAAGGTTCTCAACGGATCTTTCCACCTCTGGGCTTATCAGAGTTCTCAGATCTCAAATAACTAAAAGGTACGCAATCAAAGCAATAATACAATCTGCTTTTTTAAGAAAGATCTTCACTCCATGGACTTCTACTGCCATCCCCCCAAGGAGCCCATATTCTTCCAATGGTTATATACACAAAATTCCAAATACATAGAAGAAGCTAGAAATGTTGGAAATGTGTGAAAACAGTATTATTTAATGGAAAGCTATACAAAATAGAAGTCTTAGATGTACATATTTCTTACATTGTTTTCAGTGTTTATGGAATAACTTACGTGATTAAGTACTACACATGAATGAccaataggagaaaatttttgaaatctaGATATATGTTCTGCATGATATGTAAGACAAAATATGCTGgatgtttttcaaaatagaaataatgtgcTCTCccagaaatattaagaaaagatTGTTTAACTGCTGAGAgacaaaaaaagtaataaagtaatTATATCAAGATGAAGTGTGTGATGGGTcatttgattggaacatttattTCATAAGAAGCTTAAGTTGGAGAATCCATAGCCTAGAGAAGACGATGGGATGGGGAGAGGACAAATGAGTTTGAAAATTATCATATTCCTTCCAAATGTAGTCTCCTTAAAGGCCCATCATACAAGATTCCTTTAGGACCCATATGGCATAAAAGAGTTTGGCTTGAGCTTCAGACCCTTGTAGCCAACTTTCTATGAGACATCTCCATCTGGATATCCCATAGGAACATCAAACTCCAAAATCCCTTAACTTAATTCCCCTCTCCCTACAGCGATTTCTCCTCATCTATTCTAACAGTTCCCcaaaccagaaacctgggagtAATTCTATacttctccctcacctcccataCCCAACTAGTCactaaaaagatatttgcaacgCATTTAGTTGGCAAATtattagtatctagaatatatatagaaatcctgaaaaataaaaaggaaaagataaacaactagttgaaaaacaggaaacaggaagtgaacaagaatttcacagaagaaaaatgcacaagcccttaacatattaaaagatgttcaacctcattagtaatcagggatATGTACATCCAAATCATTATGGGATACCATTTCACAACACCAGACtggcaaaaaaattttaagttggaTAATATCAAGTATTAGGAAGGATAAAGAGCAATGAGGAATACCCTTCCACTGCTGGTCAAACAGAAAATAGCTAtggctactttggaaaacagtttggtattaTAAAACTTAACATGTGCACACTCTATGTCCTAGTAATTCTACTACTATGTATATGCCACAGATAAATTCTTGCATAGGACAAGTATGAGGGAATGTTATAGCAACACTGTTTAAAATAGCAGAACTCTGGACAGAATCCAAATATCCATAAgtagaatgaataagtaaattaaagTATGTTAACtcaatagaatattatacaggaataataataaatggaaaggaatggaaggaaaataaatgaagtacaACTATacacatcaacatggatgaatctcaaaaataatcTTGCACAAAAGAAGCATGTCACAGAAACGTACATgcagcatgattccatttactataaagttttaaaacatgcaaacaaTATTGTATTTAGGAGCAAAGACATatatgataaaaacaacaacaacaaaggaatgATTTCCATAAAACTCAGGATGGTGATTACTTCAGGAGGTGAGAAGGGAACGCAATCAGGGAGGGGCACACAGGGGCTTCTGGACTTTGgtaaagttctatttttagcCTAGATAGTGGGTACCTAAGAATTTGTTCTTTAATCTGTacatacacattttaatttttttgaatacaTGCTTTACTTTACATTAAACAGGCAAAATGAActagcaaagaaacaaagaactcCAGAATATTACAAATTGTGAGATGTCTTCATGAATATCAAGCAACTTCACAAAGCAAA
This genomic window from Equus przewalskii isolate Varuska chromosome 3, EquPr2, whole genome shotgun sequence contains:
- the CXCL10 gene encoding C-X-C motif chemokine 10, with protein sequence MNQSAVLILCLIFLTLSGTQGIPLSRTARCTCINISDRPIPPRSLEKLEMIPASQSCQRVEIIATMKKNGEKRCLNPESKTVKNLLKAISKQRSKRSPRTLREV